In Arthrobacter citreus, a single genomic region encodes these proteins:
- a CDS encoding TetR/AcrR family transcriptional regulator — MTDENKVTDKFKQKQGDIILKLMPTIRTNGFQTLKMDEIAKVVGISRATLYKYFPTKEDLFHRVSDGFVQYIKDMTTDMPKEVNLFASKFQEIFEQSVSLALFITDDFLKELQNTYPLMYDKLWEMIQFREKQLLSFYNEGMAKGVFNQINGRLLILQDQMLFSILDLKYLMKNQLTIKQVLFDFYELRKLQLFNSERLSTVDDSLIMPRIEYLSQKISKVLY, encoded by the coding sequence GTGACCGATGAAAATAAAGTAACTGATAAATTCAAACAAAAACAAGGAGACATTATCTTAAAGCTGATGCCTACTATTCGAACTAATGGGTTTCAGACATTAAAAATGGATGAAATTGCGAAAGTCGTTGGGATTAGCAGAGCAACATTGTATAAATATTTTCCTACAAAGGAAGATTTATTCCATAGAGTTTCTGACGGTTTCGTGCAGTACATTAAAGATATGACAACAGATATGCCGAAAGAGGTAAATTTATTTGCCTCAAAATTTCAAGAAATTTTTGAGCAGTCTGTTTCACTTGCACTTTTTATCACTGATGATTTTCTAAAAGAACTTCAGAACACATATCCCTTAATGTACGATAAACTATGGGAGATGATACAATTCCGTGAAAAACAATTACTTAGTTTTTATAACGAAGGAATGGCAAAGGGTGTCTTTAATCAAATCAATGGTAGACTTTTGATATTACAGGATCAGATGTTGTTTTCAATACTTGATCTTAAATATTTAATGAAAAACCAATTAACGATTAAACAAGTTCTTTTCGATTTTTATGAACTAAGGAAATTACAACTGTTTAATTCGGAAAGACTTTCAACCGTAGATGATTCCCTTATAATGCCTAGAATCGAATATTTATCCCAAAAAATATCAAAGGTTTTATACTAA